A window of candidate division KSB1 bacterium contains these coding sequences:
- the rocD gene encoding ornithine--oxo-acid transaminase, whose product MKTQEYIALEEKHGAHNYHPLDIVIQRAEGVWVYDVEGNRYLDFLSAYSAVSQGHCHPRIYQAMVEQAKKCTLTSRAFRNDQLALFYKELTELCGMEMALPMNSGAEAVETAVKTARKWGYEVKGVPDNQAEIIVCEGNFHGRTTTVISFSSDPEYKRNFGPLTPGFVFVKYGDAAALEKAITPNTVAFLVEPIQAEGGVLIPPAGYLAKATEICRRKNVLVMFDEIQTGLGRTGKMFAYQHDAGAQPDVLILGKALSGGFYPVSAVVANREVLGVFQPGHHGSTFGGNPLACAVAREALRVLIEENLVQRSAELGQYFLEKLRTVKSNHIKEVRGRGLLIGVELWPQAGGARRFCEALKEEKLLCKETHDHVIRFAPPLVITGEELDWAFDRVKKVLETIS is encoded by the coding sequence ATGAAGACGCAGGAATACATCGCGCTGGAAGAAAAACACGGCGCGCATAATTATCATCCGCTGGATATCGTTATTCAGCGCGCCGAAGGCGTTTGGGTCTATGATGTCGAAGGAAATAGATACCTTGATTTTCTCAGTGCCTATTCCGCGGTGAGCCAGGGACATTGCCATCCCCGCATTTATCAGGCGATGGTCGAGCAGGCGAAGAAATGCACGCTCACGTCGCGCGCCTTTCGCAATGATCAGTTGGCGTTGTTCTATAAAGAGCTTACAGAATTGTGCGGCATGGAAATGGCGCTGCCGATGAACAGTGGGGCGGAAGCGGTTGAAACGGCGGTGAAGACAGCGCGCAAGTGGGGCTACGAAGTCAAAGGCGTGCCGGATAATCAAGCCGAGATCATCGTCTGCGAAGGCAATTTTCATGGCCGCACCACGACGGTCATCAGTTTTTCAAGCGACCCCGAGTACAAAAGAAATTTCGGGCCGTTGACTCCCGGATTTGTGTTTGTGAAATACGGCGATGCCGCGGCATTGGAAAAAGCGATCACGCCGAACACGGTTGCCTTTTTAGTCGAGCCGATTCAAGCCGAAGGCGGAGTGTTGATTCCGCCTGCCGGCTATTTGGCGAAAGCGACGGAAATTTGCCGCAGGAAGAATGTGCTGGTCATGTTTGATGAAATTCAAACCGGCCTCGGCCGCACCGGCAAAATGTTCGCGTATCAACACGACGCCGGAGCGCAACCGGATGTGTTGATTCTCGGCAAGGCGCTGTCCGGCGGATTCTATCCGGTATCGGCGGTGGTTGCCAACCGTGAGGTTCTCGGCGTGTTTCAGCCGGGCCATCATGGCAGCACCTTCGGCGGCAACCCGCTGGCTTGCGCCGTTGCCCGCGAGGCGCTGCGCGTTCTCATCGAAGAAAACCTGGTGCAGCGCTCGGCGGAGCTGGGGCAGTATTTCCTGGAAAAGCTGCGCACGGTCAAGAGCAACCATATCAAAGAAGTGCGCGGGCGCGGCTTGCTGATCGGCGTCGAGTTGTGGCCACAAGCCGGCGGCGCGCGGCGCTTCTGTGAAGCGCTGAAAGAGGAAAAGCTGTTGTGCAAAGAGACGCACGATCATGTGATTCGCTTTGCGCCGCCGCTGGTGATCACGGGCGAAGAATTGGATTGGGCCTTCGACCGCGTGAAAAAAGTTTTGGAAACCATATCGTAA
- a CDS encoding phosphotransferase produces the protein MESPLSKLFVTHFGEPVEAVTPLKGGGSDRKLFRLHNTQRSVIGVINSDRQENLAFIGFSKHFRRAGLPVPEIYAEDLDNGLYLEEDLGDTTLFELLTETRAREGFSQRLIDIYTQVVHILPQFQIVAGKTLDYGLCYPRASFDRQSMRWDLNYFKYYFLKLAQIPFNEQDLEDDFERFIEYLLAAARDFFLYRDFQSRNIMIKNGATYFIDYQGGRKGALQYDLASLLFDAKADLPFEIRDELLNRYLEAAAKLTAIDRGDFLRYYHGYVYIRIMQALGAYGFRGFYERKSHFLQSVPYAIRNLEVLLRSAELPVDLPSLMQVFKRLVASSILRQFGEVELKLTVRIQSFSYHRGMPTDEKGHGGGFVFDCRSLPNPGKFAAFEKLTGKDPEVIAFLEKEPAVQKFLSRIGDIIDEVVENYQSRNFTDLMVAFGCTGGQHRSVYCAGMLAKHLREKFNNVNVEVRHREQEKKSI, from the coding sequence ATGGAAAGTCCTCTCAGCAAACTTTTCGTTACTCATTTTGGCGAGCCGGTTGAAGCCGTCACGCCCTTGAAAGGTGGCGGCTCGGATCGCAAGCTTTTTCGTTTGCACAATACGCAGCGCAGCGTGATCGGCGTCATCAATTCCGACCGGCAGGAGAACCTGGCGTTCATCGGCTTCTCCAAACACTTTCGCCGCGCCGGATTGCCGGTTCCGGAAATTTACGCCGAAGATTTGGACAACGGCCTTTATTTGGAAGAAGATCTCGGCGATACGACTTTGTTCGAACTGCTGACCGAGACGCGCGCGCGCGAGGGATTTTCGCAGCGGCTTATCGATATTTACACGCAGGTCGTTCATATCTTGCCGCAGTTTCAAATTGTGGCCGGCAAAACGCTGGACTATGGCCTTTGCTATCCGCGCGCGAGCTTCGACCGGCAGTCGATGCGCTGGGATTTGAATTATTTCAAATATTATTTTCTCAAGCTGGCGCAAATTCCGTTCAACGAGCAGGATTTGGAGGATGATTTCGAGCGGTTCATCGAGTATTTGCTCGCGGCGGCTCGTGATTTTTTTCTCTATCGCGATTTTCAGTCGCGCAACATCATGATCAAAAACGGCGCGACCTATTTTATCGACTATCAAGGCGGCCGCAAAGGCGCGCTGCAATACGATCTGGCCTCGCTCCTGTTCGATGCGAAAGCCGATCTTCCATTTGAAATCCGTGACGAACTGCTCAATCGCTATCTCGAAGCCGCGGCCAAGCTCACGGCCATCGACCGCGGCGATTTTCTGCGATATTATCATGGCTACGTTTATATCCGTATCATGCAGGCGCTTGGGGCATACGGGTTTCGCGGTTTTTATGAACGCAAGAGCCATTTTCTGCAAAGCGTGCCGTATGCCATTCGCAATCTCGAAGTGTTGTTGCGTTCCGCCGAGCTGCCGGTCGATCTGCCCTCGTTGATGCAGGTTTTCAAGCGGCTGGTCGCTTCTTCGATCTTACGGCAATTCGGCGAAGTCGAATTGAAGCTCACCGTGCGCATTCAAAGCTTTTCGTATCACCGCGGCATGCCGACCGACGAAAAAGGCCACGGTGGCGGCTTCGTTTTCGATTGCCGCAGCCTGCCGAATCCCGGCAAATTTGCTGCGTTTGAGAAGCTCACCGGCAAAGATCCGGAAGTCATTGCCTTTCTTGAAAAAGAGCCGGCCGTGCAAAAATTTTTAAGCCGCATTGGCGACATAATCGACGAGGTGGTGGAAAACTATCAAAGCCGTAATTTCACCGATCTGATGGTCGCGTTCGGCTGCACCGGCGGGCAGCATCGCTCGGTTTATTGCGCCGGCATGTTGGCGAAGCATTTGCGGGAGAAATTCAACAACGTGAATGTCGAAGTGCGGCATCGCGAGCAGGAGAAAAAGAGCATTTAA
- a CDS encoding aminopeptidase P family protein: protein MRNLYRAFIVPTILCIQAASLFAQVPKPLPKLREQAVMQQEWLKFRLERVLPTLMRRYGVQMWLVICREYNEDPVFFSLVSATQFAARRRTIYVFFDRGEKDGIERLALGGGSQGGLYTVYRDPEVENRELWGQGQWALLRKLIEERQPKTIAVNISHTHAFSDGLSAGERDQLEDALGEKWKSRFVRAENLPLDFISIRVPEMMPIYRQMMETVHWLIKRAFSNEVITPGKTTNDDVVWWLRQTVNDMGMGVWFHPSVRVQRQGMPFGSILGERGETVIERGDVLHVDFGITSMRLNTDTQHMGYVLKAGEKDVPAGIKKALANTNRMQDLMMERMRPGRSGNEVLADALAAMKAEKINGTIYSHPVGDHGHGAGPLIGLWDRQQGVPGRGDVPILPNTWYSIELSAQTEIPEWGGQPLWVGQEEDAYIDADGKVAWVLKRQTEYHLVK, encoded by the coding sequence ATGAGAAATTTGTATCGCGCGTTCATTGTTCCAACCATTTTATGCATTCAGGCAGCGTCGTTATTTGCGCAAGTGCCAAAACCGTTGCCGAAGTTGCGCGAGCAAGCCGTGATGCAACAAGAATGGCTTAAGTTTCGTCTTGAGCGCGTCCTGCCGACTTTGATGCGGCGCTACGGTGTGCAAATGTGGCTCGTCATCTGCCGTGAGTACAATGAAGATCCGGTTTTCTTTTCGTTGGTTTCGGCGACACAATTTGCCGCGCGCCGGCGCACCATTTACGTCTTCTTCGATCGCGGCGAAAAAGATGGTATTGAGCGGCTCGCGCTGGGTGGCGGTTCGCAGGGCGGACTTTACACCGTCTATCGCGACCCCGAGGTGGAGAATCGCGAATTGTGGGGACAAGGCCAATGGGCCCTGCTGCGGAAATTAATCGAAGAGCGCCAACCGAAAACCATCGCCGTCAATATTTCTCACACCCACGCATTTTCCGATGGCCTTTCAGCCGGCGAACGCGACCAGCTCGAAGACGCGCTCGGCGAAAAATGGAAAAGTCGTTTCGTGCGTGCGGAAAACTTGCCGCTCGATTTCATCAGCATCCGCGTGCCGGAGATGATGCCGATTTATCGCCAAATGATGGAAACCGTGCATTGGCTGATCAAGCGCGCGTTTTCCAACGAAGTAATCACCCCCGGTAAAACCACGAACGATGATGTTGTGTGGTGGCTGCGCCAAACGGTCAACGACATGGGAATGGGCGTTTGGTTTCACCCGAGCGTGCGCGTGCAGCGGCAAGGCATGCCGTTCGGCAGCATTCTTGGCGAGCGCGGCGAAACCGTGATTGAGCGTGGGGATGTGCTGCACGTCGATTTCGGCATTACGTCAATGCGGCTGAACACCGACACGCAACACATGGGCTACGTCTTGAAAGCGGGTGAGAAAGATGTTCCCGCCGGAATTAAAAAAGCGCTGGCGAACACCAATCGCATGCAGGATTTGATGATGGAACGCATGCGGCCCGGCAGAAGCGGCAACGAAGTGCTGGCTGACGCGCTCGCCGCGATGAAAGCCGAGAAAATCAATGGCACAATTTATTCGCATCCGGTTGGCGATCACGGCCATGGCGCCGGCCCGCTCATCGGTTTGTGGGATCGCCAGCAAGGCGTGCCCGGCCGCGGCGACGTGCCGATTTTGCCCAATACGTGGTACTCGATTGAGCTTTCGGCGCAAACGGAAATTCCGGAATGGGGCGGACAACCCCTGTGGGTCGGGCAGGAGGAAGATGCGTATATCGATGCCGACGGCAAAGTCGCATGGGTGTTGAAACGACAGACGGAGTATCATTTGGTGAAGTGA
- a CDS encoding S-adenosyl-l-methionine hydroxide adenosyltransferase family protein, whose protein sequence is MQKSFYLFFLFFFFLLYGCSSAPPTVALLTDYGAQDHYVAQLQGVILSINPKVRLVHITHEVPTYDIRQGSFMLATAAGDFPRGTIFVAVVDPDVGSKRKAIIVETLDQKYFVGPDNGLFTDVIRTLGVKRAFEITNLLWYRTSAISSTFHGRDVFAPAAAHLSKGKKVEEAGPPIADLQKFQRTEAVLSGGTIRGEILHCDRYGNLITNIHATVLAKAGWKNGMTFDFKIRSQIARAKFSDRYNAVAPGEYVVLLNSHGLLEIARNLANAASPLGAASGDTVEVLTSGKTATN, encoded by the coding sequence ATGCAGAAATCTTTTTATCTGTTTTTCCTTTTTTTCTTTTTTTTGTTGTACGGCTGCTCCTCAGCACCGCCAACCGTTGCGTTGTTGACCGACTATGGCGCGCAAGATCATTATGTCGCCCAGTTGCAGGGGGTTATTCTTTCCATCAATCCCAAAGTCAGGCTGGTCCATATCACGCATGAAGTTCCCACCTATGATATTCGCCAGGGCAGTTTTATGCTGGCAACGGCGGCGGGAGATTTTCCGAGGGGCACGATCTTCGTCGCGGTGGTCGATCCCGACGTCGGCAGCAAACGCAAAGCGATCATTGTCGAGACATTGGATCAAAAGTATTTTGTCGGCCCTGACAACGGGCTTTTCACCGATGTCATTCGCACTCTCGGCGTCAAGCGCGCGTTTGAGATCACCAATTTGTTGTGGTATCGCACCAGCGCGATTTCATCGACGTTTCACGGCCGCGACGTTTTTGCGCCGGCCGCCGCGCATCTCTCAAAGGGCAAGAAAGTCGAAGAGGCCGGGCCACCGATTGCGGATTTGCAAAAATTCCAGCGGACGGAAGCTGTTCTCAGCGGCGGCACGATTCGCGGCGAAATTTTGCACTGCGACCGCTACGGCAATTTGATCACCAATATCCACGCGACGGTACTGGCGAAAGCCGGGTGGAAAAATGGCATGACGTTCGATTTCAAGATTCGCAGCCAGATCGCCCGCGCCAAATTTTCGGATCGTTATAATGCCGTCGCGCCGGGCGAGTATGTCGTTTTGCTCAACAGCCATGGCTTGCTCGAAATTGCCCGCAATCTGGCCAATGCGGCTTCCCCTCTCGGCGCGGCGTCGGGCGATACGGTGGAAGTTTTGACCTCGGGAAAGACGGCGACAAATTGA
- a CDS encoding 5-(carboxyamino)imidazole ribonucleotide synthase, whose amino-acid sequence MRSRFEESCHFSHPFIRLGIIGGGQLGRMMASKAKQMGFFVAVLDPAPNSPAGQFADVEITGDFYDPQKLQELVQRSDIATYDIEHIDAPFLKQLAKSGCRIHPAPEILETIQDKLRQREIFSRHGIPAPRFQRADKIDLALCLRFGFPAVQKLRLGGYDGRGVKILWTPDDIDSALPGASMLEEYVALEKELAVMVARSLSGEIKCYPVVEMQFAAPGNILDVIIAPARIDQQTQRQAQEISVACVEALQGVGSFGVELFLSKQGKLLVNEIAPRPHNSGHYTIEACATSQFEQHLRAITGLPLGSTQLLQPAVMLNLLGEPDFSGPPMIEGWRETLAMPGLSFHWYGKAETRPRRKMGHVTIINENIEEALQQARRVKEICKIKANPKSKLSEF is encoded by the coding sequence ATGCGATCAAGATTTGAAGAATCCTGCCATTTCAGCCATCCTTTTATTCGGCTCGGCATCATCGGCGGCGGGCAGTTGGGCCGCATGATGGCGAGCAAAGCCAAACAAATGGGTTTTTTCGTTGCGGTGTTGGACCCGGCACCGAATTCGCCGGCCGGGCAATTCGCCGACGTGGAAATCACCGGTGATTTTTACGATCCGCAAAAACTGCAAGAATTGGTTCAGCGCAGCGACATCGCGACGTATGATATCGAGCACATCGATGCGCCTTTTTTAAAACAATTGGCGAAATCCGGCTGTCGCATTCATCCCGCGCCGGAAATTTTGGAAACGATTCAGGACAAGCTGAGGCAAAGGGAAATTTTCTCGCGCCACGGCATTCCGGCGCCGCGTTTTCAGCGCGCGGATAAAATCGATCTCGCCCTCTGCTTGCGGTTCGGTTTTCCGGCGGTGCAAAAGCTTCGTTTGGGCGGCTATGACGGCCGCGGCGTGAAGATTTTGTGGACGCCTGATGATATCGATTCCGCGCTGCCCGGCGCGTCGATGCTGGAAGAATATGTGGCGCTGGAAAAAGAACTGGCGGTGATGGTGGCGCGCAGCCTCAGTGGCGAGATAAAATGTTATCCCGTGGTCGAAATGCAATTCGCCGCGCCGGGAAATATTTTGGATGTTATCATTGCCCCGGCGCGAATCGATCAACAAACGCAACGGCAAGCCCAGGAAATCAGCGTCGCCTGCGTCGAAGCGCTGCAAGGCGTGGGGAGCTTCGGCGTCGAGCTTTTTCTATCGAAACAGGGGAAATTGTTGGTGAATGAAATCGCCCCGCGGCCGCACAACTCCGGGCATTACACCATCGAAGCCTGCGCCACCAGCCAATTCGAGCAGCATCTGCGCGCGATCACCGGCTTGCCGTTAGGCTCGACACAGCTTTTGCAACCCGCTGTGATGCTGAATCTTCTCGGCGAGCCGGATTTTTCCGGCCCGCCGATGATCGAAGGCTGGCGCGAAACGCTGGCGATGCCGGGCTTGTCTTTTCATTGGTATGGCAAAGCCGAAACCCGGCCGCGGCGAAAAATGGGGCATGTGACGATTATAAATGAAAACATTGAAGAAGCTCTGCAACAGGCGCGGCGCGTGAAAGAAATTTGTAAAATCAAAGCAAATCCGAAGTCAAAGCTTTCCGAATTCTGA
- the trxA gene encoding thioredoxin, whose amino-acid sequence MNVTLETFQQDVVDASFKMPVVVDFWAVWCQPCRILGPVLEKLEKEANGKWKLVKVNTDEEPELSRHFQIRSIPAVKMIREGKIVDEFVGALPEVDVRKWLEKHLPNESKNQLDMAKAMLQAGNSAKARKMLEATVKQEPTNAEARILLAVLLLPDEIDKAADLVAAIADENPLSNKAQAIRTLHRLAHLKDAAGEPQEDWKLYRQGIAAFKKGNYAEALEAWIELVERNRQLDDDGGRKACVALFTLLGSEHELTQKYHRRFTSALY is encoded by the coding sequence ATGAACGTCACCTTGGAAACCTTTCAACAAGACGTCGTTGATGCCAGTTTTAAGATGCCCGTCGTCGTTGACTTTTGGGCCGTGTGGTGCCAGCCGTGCCGCATACTTGGGCCGGTGTTGGAGAAACTGGAGAAAGAGGCGAACGGCAAGTGGAAGCTGGTGAAAGTGAACACGGACGAAGAGCCGGAGCTTTCGCGGCATTTTCAAATTCGCAGCATCCCGGCAGTGAAAATGATTCGTGAGGGGAAGATCGTCGATGAGTTTGTCGGCGCGCTGCCGGAAGTCGACGTGCGCAAGTGGCTCGAAAAGCATCTGCCGAATGAATCCAAAAATCAGCTCGACATGGCGAAGGCGATGCTGCAAGCGGGCAATTCCGCTAAAGCGCGAAAAATGCTGGAAGCGACAGTGAAGCAGGAGCCCACCAATGCCGAAGCCAGGATTTTGCTGGCCGTGCTTTTATTGCCGGACGAGATTGACAAGGCGGCGGATTTGGTGGCGGCGATTGCCGACGAAAATCCGCTGTCCAACAAAGCGCAAGCGATCCGCACGCTGCACCGGCTGGCGCATCTGAAAGACGCAGCAGGTGAGCCACAAGAAGATTGGAAGCTGTACCGTCAAGGCATCGCCGCTTTCAAAAAAGGCAACTATGCCGAAGCGCTGGAGGCATGGATCGAGTTGGTGGAACGCAACCGCCAACTCGATGATGACGGTGGCCGCAAGGCGTGCGTGGCGCTGTTCACTTTGTTGGGTAGTGAGCATGAATTGACACAAAAATATCATCGGCGGTTTACCTCGGCCTTGTACTAA
- a CDS encoding nucleotidyltransferase family protein: protein MKAMILAAGVGSRLRPLTETCPKALIDIKGTPVLEIVIKRLIEAGCTEVVINVFHLAGMIVDFLRARKNFGIHIEISRETELLDTGGGLKKVADFFDDGQAFFLHNVDVLSNIDLREMYRYHAEKGALATLAVQNRQTGRYFLFDERDRLCGWESAAENKKMLTQTPSGNVARLAFNGIHVISPEIFSKISETGVFSINQTYLRLAGEGEKILAFHTDEYYWRDIGRLEKLEEIRREARMVNE, encoded by the coding sequence ATGAAAGCCATGATTCTCGCCGCCGGCGTGGGAAGCCGGTTGCGGCCGCTCACCGAGACTTGCCCCAAGGCGCTGATCGACATCAAGGGCACGCCGGTGTTGGAGATTGTCATAAAACGGCTCATCGAAGCCGGCTGTACTGAAGTCGTCATCAATGTCTTTCATCTCGCCGGCATGATTGTGGACTTTCTCCGCGCCAGGAAAAATTTCGGCATTCATATTGAAATTTCTCGTGAAACGGAATTGTTGGACACCGGCGGCGGCTTGAAAAAAGTCGCCGATTTTTTTGACGACGGCCAGGCGTTTTTTCTGCACAATGTCGACGTGTTGAGCAACATCGACTTGAGGGAAATGTACCGTTATCATGCGGAAAAAGGGGCACTGGCAACGCTGGCCGTGCAAAACCGCCAAACCGGACGGTATTTTTTATTTGACGAGCGCGACAGACTTTGCGGGTGGGAGTCCGCGGCGGAAAACAAAAAAATGTTGACACAAACGCCGTCGGGAAATGTCGCGCGCCTGGCTTTCAACGGCATTCACGTCATCTCGCCGGAAATTTTCTCCAAGATAAGTGAGACCGGGGTGTTCTCAATCAATCAAACCTACTTGCGCCTCGCCGGCGAGGGTGAAAAAATTCTGGCCTTTCATACGGATGAGTATTATTGGCGGGACATCGGAAGGTTGGAAAAATTGGAGGAAATTCGGCGAGAAGCGAGAATGGTAAATGAGTAA
- a CDS encoding M20/M25/M40 family metallo-hydrolase → MKRWFCFLLVISFIFAILPPNILAQNIPEFRTKVRAYRQANEHKIVNELTALLAIPNLASDSANIRRNAVKLVEMLEQRGIRTQRLEVPGSPPVVFGELQVPGAKRTLMFYAHYDGQPVAALKWDTEPWQPVLRDQATEAGGKIIPMPSPDKAFEGEWRIYARSASDDKSPIVAMLTALDALKANQIKLTTNLKFFFEGEEEAGSPHLEAIVAKYARLLKADAWILCDGPVHQTRRQQLYFGVRGIVSFEMTVYGANRELHSGHYGNWAPNPAMRLSQLLASMKNESGRVLVPGFYDGVEPLNAVEQKAIADAPDSDADLMRSLGFSRAEGGGKKLIELINLPSLNIRGLQSATVGDNARNVVPASATAAIDIRLVKGTDKNRMRELVENHIRQQGYHIVHADPDHETRLKYPKLVKTAWEEGYNASRTSMDLPISQSIIAAVEAMKGEPVIKMPTLGGSVPFYIFTDMLQTPAIGVPIVNHDNNQHSANENLRLQNLWDGIEVLAALMTMR, encoded by the coding sequence ATGAAACGCTGGTTTTGCTTTTTGCTTGTCATTTCATTCATCTTTGCCATCTTGCCGCCGAATATCTTGGCGCAAAATATACCTGAATTTAGAACCAAGGTTCGCGCCTACCGCCAAGCCAACGAGCACAAAATCGTCAATGAACTGACCGCGTTGTTGGCGATTCCGAATCTTGCCTCCGACTCGGCCAACATTCGCCGTAACGCGGTAAAGCTTGTGGAAATGCTCGAACAACGCGGCATTCGCACTCAACGCTTGGAAGTGCCAGGTTCGCCGCCGGTGGTTTTTGGCGAATTGCAGGTGCCCGGCGCCAAGCGCACGCTGATGTTTTACGCGCATTACGACGGGCAACCGGTGGCAGCGCTCAAATGGGATACCGAGCCGTGGCAACCCGTGCTGCGCGATCAGGCGACCGAAGCGGGTGGAAAAATCATTCCCATGCCATCACCGGATAAAGCGTTTGAAGGCGAATGGCGAATTTATGCGCGCTCGGCTTCGGACGACAAATCGCCCATTGTCGCCATGCTTACCGCGCTCGACGCCCTCAAAGCCAACCAGATCAAGCTCACGACGAATCTCAAATTCTTTTTTGAAGGTGAAGAGGAAGCCGGCTCGCCGCATTTGGAAGCGATTGTCGCTAAATACGCAAGACTGCTCAAAGCCGATGCCTGGATTCTTTGCGATGGGCCAGTGCATCAAACGCGCAGGCAGCAGCTTTATTTCGGTGTGCGTGGCATCGTTTCGTTTGAGATGACGGTTTACGGCGCCAACCGCGAGCTGCACAGCGGCCATTACGGCAACTGGGCGCCGAATCCGGCGATGAGGCTCAGCCAACTGTTGGCGAGCATGAAGAATGAAAGTGGCCGCGTGCTCGTCCCAGGTTTTTACGATGGTGTCGAGCCGCTGAATGCGGTAGAGCAGAAAGCCATTGCCGACGCCCCGGATAGCGATGCGGATTTGATGCGGTCATTGGGCTTTTCGCGCGCCGAAGGCGGTGGCAAAAAATTGATCGAACTGATCAACCTGCCGTCACTCAATATTCGCGGCTTGCAGAGCGCAACGGTCGGCGACAACGCGCGCAACGTCGTGCCAGCATCTGCTACTGCCGCGATTGACATCCGGCTCGTCAAAGGCACGGACAAAAATCGCATGCGCGAATTGGTGGAAAACCATATTCGCCAACAAGGGTATCATATCGTCCATGCCGATCCGGATCATGAAACGCGGCTCAAATATCCGAAGCTCGTCAAAACCGCTTGGGAGGAAGGCTACAACGCCAGCCGCACGTCAATGGATTTGCCGATCTCACAATCGATTATCGCCGCAGTGGAAGCGATGAAAGGCGAGCCGGTGATCAAAATGCCGACGCTCGGCGGCAGCGTGCCGTTTTACATTTTTACCGACATGCTGCAAACCCCGGCGATTGGCGTGCCGATTGTGAACCACGACAACAACCAGCACAGCGCGAATGAGAATTTGCGCCTGCAAAATTTGTGGGATGGAATCGAGGTGTTGGCGGCGCTGATGACGATGCGATGA